The following nucleotide sequence is from Komagataeibacter medellinensis NBRC 3288.
GGGAAACATGTATAAACAGTATATCAGCCCGTATTTTTTTCCGATTTTTCTCCCTCCAGAGCCCGATATACGGACATGCGGGATACCCCAAGCTGCCGGGCGATCTCACTGGGGGCGATACCTTGGGCCTTCATGTCCTGTATCTGGCCCTTATCGATAGATGGTCGCCGCCCCTTGTATTTGCCGTCCGCCTTGGCCTTGGCAATCCCTTCACGCTGGCGCTCCAGCATCAGGGAACGCTCGAACTCGGCAACCGCACCCAGCATGGTCAGCATCAGCTTGCCGGTCGGGGTGGTCGTGTCCAGAACCTGCCCGGACATGGACAGGATGACCAGACCAGCCTTGCAGGCTTCCACACGCTCGATCAGGGCTAACAGGTCAGCTGTGGAACGGGCCAGACGGTCGGGTTTGCAGACCACCAGCACGTCACCTTCGCGCAAATGGCTGATGGCCGTCTCCAGTTCTGGGCGGCTTATCTGGGTGGCGCTAATCTGTTCCGCGAAAATCCGGTCGCACCGCTGCGCCTCAAGATCTCGCACCTGCGCCTCAAGTCCAGCATCCTGATCGACTGTGCTGGTCCGTGCGTAACCGATCTTCATGGCTCACCTGTAACATTTACATCTAAGATGTTTGCAAGGTATCGTATCAAAATACGAAAGTCAATTTAT
It contains:
- a CDS encoding recombinase family protein yields the protein MKIGYARTSTVDQDAGLEAQVRDLEAQRCDRIFAEQISATQISRPELETAISHLREGDVLVVCKPDRLARSTADLLALIERVEACKAGLVILSMSGQVLDTTTPTGKLMLTMLGAVAEFERSLMLERQREGIAKAKADGKYKGRRPSIDKGQIQDMKAQGIAPSEIARQLGVSRMSVYRALEGEKSEKNTG